A single window of Providencia alcalifaciens DNA harbors:
- the pdxB gene encoding 4-phosphoerythronate dehydrogenase PdxB, translated as MKILVDENMPYAQTLFSELGEVKAVPGRPVPEQELTDADALMVRSITKVNKSLLSNTPVKFVGTATAGFDHVDTQWLAEANIGFSSAPGCNAIAVVEYVFSALLMLAERDNFDLRDKTVGIVGVGNVGGRLYKRLQAWGVNTVLCDPPRADKGDQEVFVPFDSLLEQSDILTFHTPLNMEGEYSTFHLMDASRLANLHDGTILVNASRGEVVDNQALLQLLEQGKPLSVVLDVWEPEPDLDTELLAYVDIGTPHIAGYTLEGKARGTTQVFEAYCEFLGKPANVSLASLLPKPDIDCINFNGKLTQSQLKRLVHLVYDVRRDDASLRAVAGIPGEFDKLRKHYQERREWSSLTVQCDNQETAQLLSELGFNAKFNNRFF; from the coding sequence GTGAAAATTTTGGTTGATGAAAACATGCCATATGCTCAAACACTATTTAGTGAGCTAGGCGAGGTTAAAGCAGTACCTGGGCGTCCAGTGCCAGAACAGGAACTGACTGATGCAGATGCATTAATGGTGCGCTCAATTACCAAAGTGAATAAATCATTACTGAGCAATACGCCAGTAAAATTCGTCGGCACGGCAACAGCAGGGTTTGACCACGTTGATACCCAGTGGCTTGCCGAAGCCAATATTGGATTCTCTTCAGCGCCGGGGTGCAATGCCATTGCTGTCGTTGAGTATGTTTTTTCTGCATTATTGATGCTGGCGGAACGCGATAACTTTGATTTGCGCGATAAAACCGTTGGGATAGTGGGTGTTGGTAATGTGGGAGGGCGCTTGTATAAACGTCTGCAAGCGTGGGGCGTAAATACCGTATTATGTGACCCTCCTCGAGCAGATAAAGGCGACCAAGAAGTTTTTGTTCCATTCGATTCGCTACTGGAGCAGTCTGATATTTTAACCTTCCATACGCCGCTCAACATGGAAGGCGAATATTCTACTTTCCACTTAATGGATGCGTCTCGACTAGCAAATCTACACGATGGTACCATTTTGGTGAATGCGAGCCGTGGTGAAGTAGTTGATAACCAAGCGCTATTACAGTTGCTTGAACAAGGTAAGCCGCTGAGTGTGGTATTGGATGTGTGGGAGCCTGAGCCTGATCTGGATACAGAATTGCTGGCGTATGTGGATATCGGTACGCCGCATATTGCAGGCTATACTTTAGAAGGTAAAGCGCGAGGTACAACCCAAGTCTTTGAAGCTTATTGCGAATTCCTAGGTAAGCCTGCGAATGTGTCTCTGGCATCGCTGTTACCGAAACCGGATATCGACTGCATTAATTTCAATGGTAAATTAACGCAAAGCCAGCTCAAAAGATTAGTGCATCTCGTGTATGATGTGCGCCGTGATGATGCATCATTGCGTGCAGTAGCTGGCATTCCCGGTGAGTTCGATAAATTACGTAAACACTACCAAGAACGCCGTGAATGGTCATCGTTAACAGTTCAATGCGATAACCAAGAGACAGCCCAGTTACTGAGCGAATTAGGTTTTAACGCAAAATTTAATAACAGATTCTTTTAG
- a CDS encoding tetratricopeptide repeat protein, producing MTKQLKIGLFIILVITISIGIYFANFSSKSNPAQAGYDLYQQGETEAAFTLFQNNAESDSQSAYALAMMYKDGIGTQPDDKKAQYWLEKSASQSNKSALYNLGFYRYNQKLEGTSDDPYGLVSLTKSADLGVPEAQIMVGGIYIADESEKIPQNIELARQYFTLAAKQGSQFAQFALGYIAYDFDNDNKKAVEILTPLASKSFPLPAMLLAEIYAEGGNGVTPNKFFAEKYEKMSMASALDFISDANEFEPAPLPIYGSQTPEEKQKIIENLDNRARQGDEVAIYILYQKYMAGDGVRKNKNIASAYLRPLIQKRSPKALYLNYLTDRNNTDDLIEAAEHKYPDAMYQAYQIYSGNTFDNNIDRNDTLANQYLEGAADSGHHDALVRIIEKSINSYQFPNRQLVDLITKYTPILMEKYPNSPEAIIVASQVYSEENSPLYSPEKAFSALEKSNELSPSYDVQIQLARYYIQGFGTKTDLEKAVNILKSNLDGQGRPSAADRLLVQLYYHTDIQAYIDEKTIIDILKNDIIERENYTLAHFYANYLLQENPEKNSQLAFELFEKSIEYTQNARIYYAAALLKYKPEQTDLAVALIVGLLSSESNMAELTPKEKDTANDILLSIALQTIETKRLLVNLALFDLNPKALALVEPLVGNDADITYLYGMTKLSQLDNVNRLSDDELKPYYDTLLNAAELGSSSAYLYIAQNLDAVNYYNDRTAYYKNRFQQITGLIPKDLIPTYKKCAELGNNRCLYELGEIYQEGKYGENSNYDIALEYYGKISDPDFSFLKSRKKEIEKAKASFIQIQNDANNNDPEALRILANAYKFGNYGQKIDEKKWLNYLTMSAKFNNKQALNDLIDYYSQDEFIDANKTKILAYYDQLTELGDQSYTRELAHQYLKGSRLVESDRQKAREYYIKSGSWGDQYLRYMNTYDLGMKMLNESPSAKFNVGDAYLYGNGVKQDTNEAIKYLKQASDEGNNLAIQRYTELLYMGIYDKEKHKWITEPNWDEAIFYLRKHTEPKRVKTYIEVYETLVEPAQKGDASAYAKLGDWYFTWGNHPAAQLYYIKSIDAGNIAAYQLLDRVTEDPAVKRQNYLDGTAKDDLFSKVQLARVYLNDANVDNNSPDYHLALQYLDIGMESTDAAISESAFLLLADLYKNGILLKNDQVLRSENNEKYLELIQQQAEKRPEALIRLYRYYANIDNPKALDYLYRAHQQGDLNATFMLYEINNPGEYCTNSLNADIDKSSVYLKVWLDKKQFGKNTDRSYIQEPESLSKHMGDIYLEGSCDMPKNIDKAIEWYQTSLKYHDTYALSNLYQAYVEKKDAKQAYYIALRLDKAPEDIELLDTLSSQERQEIEQKFADEQAFQKYGRFAQQIEEKRLKAEAGDRIEAFSLGISYARGEMVPQDTQKMIYYYELAGKNGYSRAYNILGNLYRKDNEKGIERDYPKALYYFDLGAKQNDSNTAHLAGDMLYFGQGVPKDYAQAAKYYEITDLEQGAHHAMAKYKLAYMYYNGLLGTKSKEDIQKARDYLEIGAKYLDKDSTAALKEWDFSILNQ from the coding sequence ATGACTAAACAACTGAAAATAGGCCTTTTTATAATTTTAGTAATTACCATTTCAATTGGTATTTACTTTGCAAATTTCTCCAGCAAGTCCAATCCAGCACAAGCTGGTTACGATTTATATCAACAAGGCGAAACTGAAGCCGCTTTTACGCTATTTCAAAATAACGCAGAGAGCGACTCTCAATCTGCTTATGCATTAGCCATGATGTATAAAGACGGCATTGGAACACAGCCAGATGACAAAAAAGCCCAATATTGGTTGGAAAAATCTGCCTCACAGAGCAACAAAAGTGCACTCTATAATCTTGGTTTTTATCGTTATAACCAGAAACTCGAGGGGACTTCTGACGACCCGTATGGTTTAGTCTCGTTAACAAAATCTGCAGATCTGGGTGTACCAGAAGCCCAAATTATGGTCGGTGGTATTTACATTGCAGATGAGAGTGAAAAAATCCCACAAAACATTGAGTTAGCTCGTCAATATTTTACACTTGCCGCAAAGCAAGGATCACAATTCGCGCAATTTGCCCTTGGCTATATCGCCTATGATTTTGACAACGATAATAAAAAAGCAGTCGAAATATTAACCCCTCTTGCAAGTAAAAGTTTTCCATTACCAGCCATGTTGCTCGCAGAAATTTATGCAGAGGGAGGGAATGGTGTCACACCGAATAAATTTTTTGCTGAAAAATATGAAAAAATGTCAATGGCATCAGCCTTAGACTTTATTTCAGATGCAAATGAATTTGAGCCAGCTCCACTGCCTATTTATGGTTCTCAGACACCAGAAGAAAAGCAAAAAATCATTGAAAATTTAGACAATAGAGCTCGTCAAGGCGATGAGGTCGCCATTTATATTTTGTATCAAAAATATATGGCTGGTGACGGTGTCAGAAAAAATAAGAATATTGCATCGGCGTATTTGCGTCCTTTAATACAAAAACGTTCCCCCAAGGCTTTATACTTAAATTATCTTACTGATAGAAATAATACCGATGATTTAATCGAAGCCGCTGAACATAAATACCCAGATGCGATGTATCAAGCATACCAAATATATTCGGGGAATACCTTTGACAATAATATCGACCGTAATGACACGCTCGCCAATCAATATCTCGAAGGTGCTGCTGACTCAGGTCATCATGATGCTCTAGTGAGGATCATTGAAAAGTCAATCAACAGTTACCAGTTTCCAAATCGTCAGTTAGTTGATTTGATAACGAAATACACACCAATATTAATGGAGAAATACCCTAACTCGCCGGAAGCCATTATTGTTGCTAGCCAAGTATATAGCGAAGAAAATAGCCCATTATATTCGCCAGAAAAAGCATTTTCTGCGCTAGAGAAGTCTAATGAACTTTCCCCTAGCTATGATGTTCAAATTCAATTAGCTCGTTATTATATTCAAGGTTTTGGTACAAAAACAGATTTAGAAAAAGCGGTTAATATACTCAAATCCAATTTAGATGGCCAAGGCCGCCCTTCAGCTGCCGACCGTTTATTAGTTCAACTCTATTATCATACTGATATTCAAGCGTATATAGATGAAAAAACGATCATTGATATTTTGAAAAATGACATTATAGAAAGAGAAAATTACACATTAGCCCATTTCTATGCCAATTATTTATTACAAGAGAACCCAGAAAAGAATAGTCAGCTTGCATTCGAGCTATTCGAAAAATCGATTGAGTATACCCAGAATGCTCGAATTTACTATGCCGCCGCATTATTAAAATATAAGCCTGAACAAACCGATCTTGCCGTTGCACTTATTGTCGGCTTGCTCTCTTCCGAAAGTAATATGGCGGAACTGACCCCTAAAGAAAAAGATACCGCTAATGATATTCTTCTCAGTATTGCCTTACAAACAATTGAAACTAAACGCTTACTGGTAAATTTAGCGCTATTTGACCTCAACCCGAAGGCCCTCGCACTCGTAGAGCCACTCGTCGGTAATGATGCGGATATTACCTACTTGTATGGCATGACAAAGCTCTCTCAATTAGACAATGTAAATCGTTTAAGCGACGACGAATTAAAACCCTATTATGACACGCTTCTCAATGCGGCTGAATTAGGCAGTTCATCCGCTTATTTATATATCGCTCAAAATCTTGATGCCGTTAATTACTATAATGATAGAACCGCCTATTATAAAAACCGATTCCAACAAATCACTGGCCTCATACCAAAAGACCTAATTCCCACCTATAAGAAATGCGCAGAATTAGGCAATAACCGATGCTTATATGAATTAGGTGAAATTTATCAAGAGGGGAAATATGGAGAAAATTCTAACTATGATATTGCATTGGAATATTATGGAAAAATATCAGACCCCGATTTTAGTTTTTTAAAATCACGTAAAAAAGAGATTGAAAAAGCAAAAGCCAGTTTTATTCAGATTCAAAATGATGCGAATAACAATGACCCTGAAGCATTACGCATACTCGCTAATGCCTATAAATTTGGTAATTATGGGCAAAAAATTGATGAGAAAAAATGGCTTAACTATTTAACTATGAGTGCAAAGTTCAATAATAAGCAAGCCTTAAACGACTTAATCGATTATTACAGTCAAGACGAGTTTATTGATGCAAATAAAACCAAGATATTGGCTTACTATGACCAACTCACCGAGTTAGGCGACCAAAGTTATACCCGAGAATTAGCGCATCAATATTTAAAGGGTAGTCGCCTTGTTGAATCTGACCGCCAAAAAGCTCGTGAATATTATATTAAGTCCGGGAGTTGGGGCGATCAGTATCTTCGATACATGAACACATATGACCTTGGCATGAAAATGTTAAATGAAAGCCCATCGGCGAAATTCAATGTCGGGGATGCTTATTTATATGGTAATGGCGTAAAACAAGATACCAATGAAGCGATTAAATACTTAAAACAAGCCAGTGATGAAGGCAATAATTTAGCCATACAGCGTTACACCGAACTACTCTACATGGGTATTTATGATAAAGAAAAACACAAATGGATCACAGAGCCAAATTGGGATGAGGCCATATTCTATTTAAGAAAACACACCGAGCCTAAGCGTGTAAAAACCTATATTGAAGTGTATGAGACCCTCGTCGAACCTGCACAAAAAGGCGATGCTTCCGCTTATGCCAAATTAGGTGACTGGTATTTTACTTGGGGAAACCACCCAGCGGCGCAACTGTACTATATCAAAAGCATTGATGCCGGTAACATTGCAGCTTATCAACTCTTAGACCGAGTCACTGAAGATCCTGCCGTGAAACGCCAAAATTATTTGGATGGAACCGCCAAGGATGACCTTTTTTCCAAGGTACAACTTGCTCGCGTTTATTTAAATGACGCCAATGTTGATAACAATTCACCGGATTATCATCTTGCTCTGCAATATCTTGATATTGGAATGGAATCTACCGATGCTGCAATCTCAGAAAGTGCATTTTTATTATTAGCCGATTTATATAAAAATGGTATTTTGTTGAAAAATGATCAGGTTCTACGTAGTGAAAATAATGAAAAGTATCTTGAACTCATTCAGCAGCAAGCTGAAAAGCGCCCTGAAGCCTTAATTCGTTTATATCGCTATTACGCTAACATTGATAATCCCAAAGCGCTCGATTACTTATATCGTGCTCATCAGCAAGGGGACTTAAATGCCACCTTCATGCTATATGAAATCAATAATCCAGGGGAATACTGTACTAATAGTCTTAATGCAGATATTGATAAGTCGAGTGTTTATTTAAAAGTATGGCTCGACAAAAAACAATTTGGAAAAAATACAGATAGAAGCTATATCCAAGAACCCGAAAGTTTAAGCAAACACATGGGCGATATTTACCTAGAGGGTAGTTGCGATATGCCCAAAAATATCGATAAGGCAATTGAATGGTATCAAACCTCGTTAAAATATCATGATACTTATGCGTTAAGTAATTTGTATCAAGCCTATGTAGAAAAAAAGGATGCAAAACAAGCTTACTATATTGCATTACGTTTAGATAAAGCCCCTGAAGACATTGAGTTATTAGACACATTGTCATCGCAAGAACGACAAGAAATAGAACAAAAGTTTGCCGATGAGCAAGCATTCCAAAAATATGGCCGTTTTGCTCAGCAAATTGAAGAAAAACGCCTCAAAGCTGAAGCCGGAGATCGTATCGAAGCATTTTCATTAGGCATCAGCTATGCTCGAGGAGAAATGGTACCGCAAGATACGCAAAAGATGATCTATTATTATGAACTAGCAGGGAAAAATGGCTACTCACGCGCCTATAATATCTTAGGAAATCTTTATCGTAAGGATAATGAAAAAGGGATTGAAAGAGATTACCCTAAAGCACTTTATTACTTTGATTTAGGTGCAAAACAAAATGACAGTAATACCGCGCATTTAGCCGGAGATATGCTCTATTTTGGACAAGGCGTTCCTAAAGATTATGCACAAGCTGCAAAATATTATGAAATCACTGACTTAGAACAAGGTGCCCATCATGCTATGGCAAAATATAAGCTTGCCTACATGTATTATAACGGCTTGCTTGGTACTAAGAGCAAAGAAGATATTCAAAAAGCCCGTGACTATCTTGAGATTGGCGCAAAATACTTAGATAAAGACTCGACCGCAGCATTAAAGGAATGGGACTTTAGTATTTTAAATCAATAG
- a CDS encoding type II toxin-antitoxin system HipA family toxin: MISNKNLMVHAFLPCTIESVPAGKLHIQEEDSELLSSSFVYGLKYLHRNGAIEIDPIGLGMLQGQLVAGQKLFAHESTLFGGIRDAAPDAWGRRVIEAKKRAPANSLPESVYLLEAGSNRTGALDITLEGSSARELRTSPDIKSLGYLFDAAERIENGTPLPANLHGIFDAGSSMGGMRPKATVIVEDGTHWLAKFASNTDRGFCYPAIEHATLRLADAAGLNVPETRLEEVGSGNFAMLIKRFDRVGAGDTTGRRHFISALTLMNIHEMSSIESSYAALADAMRRYLDAEYLVDDLKELYRRMVFNIFVNNDDDHLRNHGFLLKEYPEQIPTIERRALSTPVALRWRLSPLYDVVPRPSHSQYRRLHLGVGEFGKEATLNNALSWCERFGLNRNQAIDEINKIWLVVREWRNYFEDYGITGADIDAVELAFLHARYLGGKELGIT; the protein is encoded by the coding sequence ATGATTTCTAATAAAAACCTAATGGTACATGCATTCTTGCCCTGTACTATCGAATCTGTTCCTGCGGGAAAACTACACATACAAGAAGAAGACTCTGAGCTATTAAGCTCAAGCTTTGTTTATGGTTTGAAATATTTGCACCGTAACGGTGCAATAGAAATTGACCCTATTGGGCTTGGGATGCTTCAAGGACAATTAGTGGCGGGGCAAAAATTATTTGCTCATGAGTCAACATTATTTGGTGGGATCCGAGATGCTGCTCCTGATGCATGGGGGCGGAGGGTTATTGAAGCTAAAAAACGCGCACCAGCAAACTCTCTACCAGAATCGGTTTATCTTCTTGAGGCTGGCAGTAATAGAACAGGAGCGCTGGATATTACTCTTGAAGGTAGTTCAGCTAGAGAGCTTAGAACATCACCAGATATTAAGTCATTGGGATATCTTTTTGATGCAGCTGAACGTATTGAAAATGGTACACCTTTACCCGCTAATTTGCATGGGATATTTGATGCAGGCTCGAGTATGGGAGGGATGCGCCCAAAAGCGACGGTCATCGTGGAAGATGGAACGCATTGGCTTGCAAAATTTGCTTCTAATACCGATCGTGGTTTTTGTTATCCGGCTATCGAGCATGCCACATTAAGATTAGCTGATGCCGCCGGATTAAATGTACCTGAGACGCGTCTTGAAGAAGTTGGTTCAGGTAATTTTGCTATGCTGATTAAGCGTTTTGACCGTGTTGGGGCAGGAGATACGACAGGAAGACGGCATTTTATATCAGCGCTCACTTTAATGAATATTCATGAAATGTCATCCATTGAGAGTAGTTATGCAGCGTTAGCCGATGCAATGCGACGCTATTTAGATGCTGAATATCTTGTTGATGATTTAAAAGAGCTATATCGAAGAATGGTATTCAATATTTTCGTGAATAATGATGATGACCATTTACGTAATCATGGGTTTCTGCTGAAAGAATATCCAGAGCAAATTCCAACGATAGAAAGAAGAGCGCTTAGTACCCCAGTTGCTTTACGGTGGCGTCTTAGTCCGTTATACGATGTGGTTCCTCGGCCTTCACATTCACAATATAGACGATTACATCTTGGTGTTGGTGAGTTTGGTAAGGAAGCGACACTGAATAATGCACTTTCTTGGTGTGAACGTTTTGGTTTAAACCGAAACCAAGCAATTGATGAAATTAATAAAATTTGGCTGGTTGTTAGAGAGTGGCGTAACTATTTTGAGGATTACGGTATCACTGGAGCCGATATAGATGCTGTTGAACTTGCCTTTTTGCATGCTCGCTATTTAGGGGGCAAAGAGCTAGGAATTACTTAG
- a CDS encoding sensor histidine kinase yields the protein MKLVSHPRSLFHQLLIFFGIPLILLGSFSVYTHYYSAKNAANLAYDRTLLASARTVAERLQVVDEHLSVNVPYVVLDSFELNNNDRLFYQVIAPHGETISGYDDLPPIPPYWMRSQHYTALVYFYDAEYMGLPIRVATFFQPINEGGIQGMVEIRVAETVYARQDFANQLLISALMSQGTVVVVTLILAYLLLRKLLTPLKKLSNLMLGRAANDLTPIPNVLPWSELSPLVDALNRYVERLKRMLKRQERFSADASHQLKTPLAVLKTQVSVALNSDDEQQKQQSLQAINKTLDNTIVLTDRLLQLARLKEHEKEAIRLYRAVNLVEIVQQVCFTRLGESESKQIDLGYEGLEHCWVKGDAILLAEMCANLIDNAIKYTPEKGIVTVRIVEDESHKSMIKVEVEDSGPGIENKYIHRSLKAFMRLNNAKGLEGSGLGLALVKDIASYHGSDLQLLKSEHLGGLLVRITLKASRAPKKA from the coding sequence ATGAAATTAGTCTCTCATCCACGCTCTCTCTTTCATCAGTTACTGATTTTTTTCGGTATCCCCCTCATTTTGTTGGGAAGTTTCTCCGTTTATACCCACTATTATAGTGCTAAAAACGCCGCAAACCTTGCCTATGACCGGACATTACTGGCGTCGGCGAGAACAGTGGCGGAGCGCTTGCAGGTGGTGGATGAACATCTTTCCGTGAATGTGCCTTATGTGGTTCTTGATAGCTTTGAGCTGAACAACAATGATCGCTTGTTTTACCAAGTCATCGCCCCTCACGGGGAAACCATTTCTGGCTATGATGACCTACCGCCAATCCCCCCTTACTGGATGCGCTCTCAACATTACACTGCCTTAGTCTACTTTTATGATGCGGAATATATGGGGCTACCCATTCGCGTGGCGACCTTTTTCCAGCCGATTAACGAAGGTGGGATCCAAGGTATGGTGGAGATCCGCGTCGCTGAAACGGTGTATGCTCGGCAAGATTTTGCCAATCAACTGCTTATCTCGGCGTTGATGAGCCAAGGTACTGTGGTGGTTGTGACATTGATATTGGCGTATTTGCTACTACGTAAATTATTAACACCGCTGAAAAAGCTTTCCAATCTTATGTTGGGGCGTGCCGCGAATGATCTCACGCCAATACCGAATGTGTTGCCATGGTCTGAACTTTCGCCTCTAGTGGATGCCTTGAACCGCTATGTGGAGCGTTTAAAGCGCATGTTAAAACGCCAAGAACGTTTCAGTGCCGATGCTTCTCATCAATTAAAAACCCCGTTAGCCGTATTAAAAACCCAAGTTTCAGTGGCTCTCAATAGCGATGATGAACAACAAAAACAGCAAAGTTTGCAGGCGATTAATAAAACGTTGGATAACACCATCGTATTAACTGACCGCTTATTGCAGCTTGCGCGTTTAAAAGAGCACGAAAAAGAGGCGATAAGGCTCTATCGTGCGGTTAATCTGGTCGAAATTGTTCAGCAAGTCTGTTTTACCCGCTTGGGAGAATCCGAGAGCAAGCAGATTGATTTAGGCTATGAGGGGCTAGAGCATTGTTGGGTCAAAGGTGATGCTATTTTGCTGGCGGAAATGTGCGCGAACTTAATTGATAATGCAATCAAATATACCCCAGAGAAGGGGATTGTCACTGTGCGCATTGTGGAGGATGAAAGCCATAAATCCATGATTAAAGTGGAAGTTGAAGACTCAGGACCCGGTATTGAAAATAAATATATTCACCGCTCATTAAAAGCCTTCATGCGCTTGAATAATGCCAAAGGACTGGAAGGTTCAGGGCTGGGATTGGCGCTTGTAAAAGATATCGCCAGTTATCACGGCTCAGACTTGCAGCTGCTAAAGAGTGAACATCTCGGCGGGTTGTTGGTGCGGATCACCTTGAAAGCGAGCCGGGCACCGAAGAAAGCCTAG
- a CDS encoding DMT family transporter, which translates to MKYFLFPLTAVLLWSINAIVNKAAATAIDPAAISFYRWALAFLVMTPFVLRSVLRHAKVVKQHWWQLAILGALGMMLYQSLAYYAAHTVSATFMGVMNSFIPLLTVVISIFVLRVIPTVGIVVGSMLSLFGLAWLVSQGNPGSLLDNGLGQGELLMIVASAAYALYGVLTKRWSIQLSSWDSLYVQVFFGVLLLIPNFLMADDVSLNRDNIGLVLFAGIAASILAPAMWIQGVLRLGANTTSIFMNLAPVFTAVIAVFTLGEELKSYHLIGGGIVLLGVMLAQQLRTPLTQLFSRKKKALEEDTCQ; encoded by the coding sequence ATGAAATATTTCCTGTTTCCGCTGACCGCGGTTTTATTATGGTCCATAAATGCCATCGTCAACAAAGCCGCTGCAACGGCGATTGACCCTGCTGCCATTTCGTTTTATCGCTGGGCTCTGGCATTTTTAGTCATGACCCCATTTGTTCTGCGCTCGGTACTGCGCCATGCCAAAGTGGTTAAGCAACATTGGTGGCAGCTGGCCATCTTAGGTGCTTTGGGGATGATGCTGTATCAAAGTTTAGCTTACTATGCCGCACATACAGTTAGCGCGACGTTTATGGGTGTTATGAACTCATTTATTCCGCTATTAACTGTGGTAATTAGTATTTTTGTTCTGAGGGTGATCCCAACCGTTGGGATCGTTGTGGGCTCCATGCTGTCTCTATTTGGATTAGCTTGGTTAGTTAGCCAAGGAAACCCCGGTTCATTACTGGATAATGGATTGGGCCAAGGCGAATTGCTGATGATCGTCGCTTCCGCCGCTTATGCACTGTACGGTGTATTGACCAAACGTTGGTCGATTCAGCTTTCCAGCTGGGATTCTCTGTATGTTCAGGTATTTTTTGGGGTTTTATTATTAATTCCAAACTTCTTGATGGCAGATGATGTGAGCCTTAACCGCGATAATATCGGGTTAGTTTTATTCGCAGGGATTGCCGCATCGATTCTGGCTCCAGCAATGTGGATCCAAGGCGTCCTTCGTTTAGGTGCCAATACCACCTCTATCTTTATGAACCTTGCTCCGGTATTTACTGCCGTTATCGCGGTATTCACTCTTGGAGAAGAGTTAAAGAGTTACCACTTAATTGGGGGCGGCATCGTGTTACTCGGTGTGATGTTAGCCCAACAGCTGCGCACTCCGCTCACTCAGCTATTTTCCCGCAAGAAAAAAGCGCTAGAAGAAGATACTTGTCAGTAA
- a CDS encoding helix-turn-helix transcriptional regulator produces MKRSQQTLLSQEQSLQLSTLGNSLAQSRIARRMTQAEVAVRANLSRNTVSRIENGDPGIAIGQILRYLDIVRAGATLADALNKKDNAVSALEAMNQPRRASPLSDKELEEYDF; encoded by the coding sequence ATGAAGCGTTCACAGCAGACGTTACTTTCACAAGAACAATCACTTCAGCTCTCTACGTTAGGTAATTCCTTGGCGCAAAGTCGAATTGCCCGCAGAATGACGCAGGCGGAAGTTGCCGTCAGAGCAAATCTGAGCCGTAATACTGTGAGTCGAATTGAAAATGGTGATCCGGGCATCGCCATTGGTCAGATTTTGCGTTATCTAGACATTGTTCGTGCAGGTGCCACACTCGCCGATGCATTGAATAAAAAAGATAATGCAGTAAGCGCATTGGAAGCAATGAATCAACCTCGAAGAGCGAGTCCATTAAGTGACAAGGAACTTGAAGAGTATGATTTCTAA
- a CDS encoding AraC family transcriptional regulator translates to MNNLKSDVLQINECNIIEPEFIALRHEQINQQTEYKSHSHAFGQLLYVVCGIMEMEVEGKHYMAPPEFCIWIPANTQHASFNKQSVKFRIIDFAQAYTPLLASKACVVRLSPIFHTIMTDMYQRGIVQPETEQDIRLGEVLIDQFAISPCQDTYLPTSKDKLLAPILAELQQDPADNTTLAQWAKRAYTSERTLSRRCQQELGMSFSEWRQRLRYLHAVAGLDKGKSVHEVALDVGYSSASAFIAMFQQISGVTPDRFRMKELTP, encoded by the coding sequence ATGAATAATTTAAAAAGTGATGTTCTACAAATTAACGAATGCAATATTATTGAGCCTGAATTTATTGCTTTGCGTCATGAGCAGATCAACCAGCAAACCGAGTACAAATCCCATTCCCATGCCTTTGGTCAATTGCTGTATGTGGTCTGCGGGATTATGGAAATGGAAGTGGAAGGCAAGCATTATATGGCACCGCCAGAGTTTTGCATCTGGATCCCTGCCAATACCCAACATGCGAGTTTTAATAAGCAGAGTGTTAAATTTCGTATTATTGATTTTGCCCAAGCCTATACGCCACTGCTTGCCAGTAAGGCATGTGTTGTGCGATTAAGCCCCATATTCCACACGATTATGACGGATATGTATCAACGGGGGATTGTGCAGCCCGAAACTGAGCAGGACATTCGTTTGGGTGAGGTATTGATTGACCAGTTTGCTATTTCTCCGTGCCAAGATACCTATTTACCCACCAGCAAAGATAAATTGTTAGCGCCTATTTTAGCGGAATTACAGCAAGATCCTGCGGATAATACAACGCTCGCCCAGTGGGCAAAACGGGCTTATACCTCGGAGCGCACGTTGTCTCGCCGTTGCCAACAAGAATTGGGCATGTCATTCAGCGAGTGGCGGCAGCGACTGCGTTACTTACATGCGGTGGCAGGATTGGACAAAGGTAAAAGTGTTCATGAAGTTGCCTTGGATGTGGGGTATAGCTCGGCATCTGCATTTATTGCGATGTTCCAGCAAATTTCAGGGGTCACTCCTGACCGGTTTCGTATGAAAGAGCTGACCCCATAG